The genomic interval ATGCCTATTCCCCACCCCCTTTCTACTTATCCATAAGGCCAACTTAAGTTTGTAACTCTCACCTTGAccaaaaacatgtgaaaaataaatgcctATTTGCTGTATGCCACTGAGATATTTTTGGATAGTAGTTATGCAGCATTATTCTAACAATAGCTGATTGAGACAAAAGCTAGACTCAAATCATGGAAGCCTAAATTAGGAGAAGACAAAATGTAGTAGGCAATATTGACCTCTGAGGCTACAGTGCCTGAGTTTATTGCCCAGCTCCATTGCTTTTACTCATGCTGATTTTCACCAACTTGATTATCCTTTATCATGGTTTCTTAATTGTAAATTAGGAACAATAATGgcttagtgtttttatttttttttttctggtaaggACTAAACAAAGAGAATTGTTTAGCATTTCATAACATGAGATCTGGTACACAACAGATACTTAATTAGtatgcattattattattcaataCGGGACCAGGGAGGGAGGATAAGATTTTACTTAATAGGCCAGTGGTATTTTACACATTTCCATGGAAGACTGCTGTTCTGTCAGCTGGGGTGTTCCCTGATAAATCAGAATAATAGGGGTCTTTTCCTAGTATGCAGGTTAATTTAAGTAAGTataacttttcttctcttttatgctTTTAAATCTCTCCTGATTGATACAACTTGTTTGTAAGACAAAAACATGTAAATGAACAAGTAGCATTATTACTAATAGAAAAAATTCAGAAACACCAATTAGTTGGCCATTCTGTCTTTTAAATAGGCATGTGTGCCCCAAATTGTCATTTTATATTACACAAGCAAAAtacaatattttctcccaggaaACTGGTTCCTACCTAGTTCCTGTGATGGAATTGAAAATACTGTTTCATGACAGTTTACAAATAATATGGTATTATGCAAAAATCAATAATTTGCAGCTTCTCTGCCTGCTTAAGATCtcaagcaatttaaaaataattctttgtcaGAAGCAGGGAACAGAAAAGAGCTGATTAATGACAGAGACATTAGGGAAATGGGGAAAAGTTGCTAACAGTTGGATATAGGTGGTGAGGGAATGAAGAGATTCTTAAATGTTAGTGCAAATAAAAATTACCCTGAGAGCTTAGTAAAAATCCATACAGAATACATGTACCCAATCCCTAAAATTCTGGCTCATAATTTCTGGAATAGTGACCTAGAACCGACATTTTTAACAAATTCCATTTCTGATTCTGATTCAAGTACCTAGCTACAGAAACACTAGAATGATTAGAATGCTCTAATCATTTGGAATCATCAGTTTAACTCTGCTATTTCAGAATTATTTACTATATTGCCATAACCAGTAAGCACTGTTGCAGGTGGAAAGATAAGGATAAATGATGACTCCAAGATTTGACATCCAAACACCTGAGTAAAGAATAATGCCATTAATCAAGATGAGGAACACAATGGTAAAACAAGACACTGTAAGGAAGGAAAGAtggtgcttttgttttgttttgttttttggtgtgtTGAATATTGGGATTTTTTTGAGGAGTGGGAAGGAGTAGCATTAAATACTAATCTTCCATGTAAGGCTCTGAATAAGACTGTGGATAAGGGTGAGAAGAAACCCAAGGAGCCACTTCATTACTGATAAATGTCCAGGTTGGAAACTAAAATTAGTGTGTGTCACCAATGGTCTTCCTCACAGTGGAACAGAGCATTAAGATGCCTAGTCCCTGCAACTCTACATGACAGGAGCAACTGCATGAGTCTATTAGCCACAAGCAGCTAGAAGACACTATACTGACCACCTTACCTACAATAGTTGTTTACACAATTTTTACTAGACTCTGTGCTTGTCATTTATAACATGCACTTCAAAATAAGAATGAACGCGGGACTATTGTGTTATTTCCATTTGACCCTAAGGGCAAGGACGATATCTCTTCTACTATTCAATACTCAAATACAGTTCTGAAGGAGtagaaagtctaaaaaatttgttgaatgagtaagtttttaaaagaacagataCTAACTTCAATTTCTggtctgttgtttttgtttatatcTGCTCACCCCAAAGTTCCACATTACTGATGTCAAAGTTAAACAGGCAAGAGGCTTATTCAAGACGATCACAACAGAAAAGAGGGGCCAGGATTCTGTCTGAACTCAACAGAAAGCTTAAGATATTCTAAGAGTAGGAAAACTCTTAGGCCAGTTCTGTTTACCCAAAAAGAaattccgactctttgtgaccccatgtactgtagcccgacaggctcctctgtccatgttattttcctggcaaggatacttgagcgggttgccatttccttcttcaagggattttCCCTATGCAGagttgaatccgggtctcctgcactgcaggcagatgctttaccatctgagctactagggaggCCCTCACAAAGTAAAAGTAACTTTTCTCTAAGCTGCGAGACGGGAGGCAGTTTTACAACTTGAAACAAAGCGCCTGCCTAACTTAGGCTTCTACGCTCCCAAGGAGACTGGGAGCTATGGGTGATGTCTCCTTTCctaacattttaaaaggatgacTCCTAGTTCCTGAAGAAAGACAGCCCTGGGTTGTAACACgggaaagaacttttaaaaagatttacattCCCAAAATGAAGAGAATCAATTACCAGTTACTAATACCTGTACCAACTAGTGGTACAGTTACCAGTTCTCTAACGCAATGCTCTAAGGAAAGGGAGGTCAAGGACCtagaggcaggaaaaaaaaatacctgtctAGTAAAATGTGTACCTGAGCTGAGGGAAACGTCAAGGCGGTCTTAAATAAATGATTGGCTGTGTTTCTTCAGTTTTGCACCAACAAACTCAAATTACGAGCTTCCACTCTTTCCCGGATTCTTCCTGCGCACTAGCTGCATGCGTTGCCGCACACTTAACACAACTCTCTTCCGGTTTGCTTTCCTTCTAGGGAGCCAACCGCAGGCTCTCTCCCCGCGCCTTCCGGAAGTGCGCGCGGCGCAGACGGCCTCGCACCCCTGACGTCACGGAACGCGCCAGCCCCGGAAGGTTAGCAACCACGAGCGTCCCTAGTAGCAGGGGGCCGCTGAGATGTACGAACTTCCGGTTGTCGCCGGCAGCTGCCGCGGCTGCCGCCTCCGCCACCTGCGGGGAGCCAGGTCTTCGCCCCGGGTCCAGTCAGCGTTTCTCCTCCGTCTCTTCAGTTAACACGCCCATGGTCCCGCCTGGAGCCAGGGCGGCGGGCCCCGGAGCTCGCGCGCGGTGAGGGAGCCGCCCGCGGACCATGCAGCCGACGCTCTGCAGCTGCTGCCTCAGCCGCGCCCTGGCCTCGGCGCTCCTGCTGTCGCTGCTGCTGCCCGAGTTGAGCGGGCCCTCAGCGGGACGGCCGCCAGCAGCGCGGGCCGCGCCCGACCCCCGGCCCGCGGCGCCGCGCACCCGGCCCCCTCCGCCGCCCGAGCCCTCCGCCGCCCGTCCCGCGGGCCGCGCTCCGGCCTTGGAAGCCGCGGGCGCACGGAGCGCCGAGGGCGGCAATGGCAGCACgcccggggcggggccggccgccGACAACCCCGGCGGGAAGGCGGGGGCCGGGGGCCCGGCGGGCGGCGTCTTGGCCGTGAGCCCCGACCCCGGCGACAAGCCCATGACCCAGCGGGCCCTGACCGTGCTGATGGTGGTGAGCGGCGCGGTGCTGGTGTACTTCGTCGTCAGGACGGTCAGGTGAGGCGAAGCCTCCCCGAGCCTCCCCGGCAGGCCTGAGGCGCGCTTATCTGCTGACCTCCCACCCCCAAGTCCCGGTGCCTGCTGAGTGAGATTGTGACGAGGACGGTCTTGAAAGCCTGTGGTACCTTTAGGAGTGTTTAGACCACCAAGTCCCTGCTGCCTCCCTTTCATGTTAAATTATAAATTAGCACCGAACCTCTGTAGCAATATTTAAGTTAATAGTAATGCAAAATGATCTTAAGggtgatttattttataaaaggtaAAAAGACGAGAAGTTCTTTTAACAGCACTTTTTTGCTGTTGACTTTTAACTTGCCACCGTCGGTTGTACCTTATGAAGTTTCCATCTCTTTTGAACCGGGAAAACTGACAACTTCGTATGGTTCAGTCGTTGTTAGAGTCCCCATTAGAAATGTCTAGCATTCATTTTGCATGACACTAAATAAACGATGCGAAATGTTACCGATTTCTTGATAAGATGGAAAACTGATACctgtgcagcaaaggaaaaaaaatatgtaataaatatgaTCCCGTTGTAATGCTGGAGAGTATGTTTAATATCTTACCTATATATGATTTTAACTTTACAAAAATTTGTATTAGTAAACAGATAGATTTGCTGTTTTACaaaaaaaacttttctaaaatgaaTTCATCTGTAAATAATTCTAAGTCATTCAGAGGTTTAAAGTTACACCTGAATAGTTTTTTGAACCTATTCTTACTATAGAATGTTATTAAAGAATTACTTAAATTTCAGATTTGATACAAATACGGACActtaaatgacatttttcactTTACATATGATAAAACTGACCTAGGAGAATAAAGTGGTGTCCCACGATATCTAATGATCATGGTTGATTATACTGTCCATCATTTgctttgtttgaattttttttctctaataacaTGAAATCTGTCCAAGTCTGTGATCAAACTTTTGATTAAGTAAACCAGGAGCTTACATTGTACCAGGTTATGAATAACTATCACTTGTTTTTCTACTCCCTTTAATGCCTTATCAAATAGACAAGGAATTACATAGTTCAATTAGTGATATTTTATATTGTTGTAAGTAACTCCCACTTGATACATTCCATTGTTATAGAAGTAAAGTTATTTAATGGCATCAGTCATGGTATTTATTATAACATTCCAACTGTGTAATGAGACCGATTTGGAAAAATCATAATAAAGGCTCTTTAACTGAGTTGGGGACCACCTCTCTGAAGAGCTGGCATGCAGAGCCGAGAACTCACTGTTAGAAGCAGCCAGCCAGGAGAAGAGCTAAGGAAGCACTTGGTAGATTCCTTCTATTTAATGCAGTAGAGGTAGGTGTGTAGGAATGCACTGGTTCTccaaattatttcacttttttttttcctataactgCCTACGCTCACctatttcatgtatttctttaaaacattCCTTGGCTTAAATAACTAACTGAAAAAATACAGCCTAAGCCAGTGGTTCTAGAGGTGTCATCCAGGGAACCCTGGAGGGTGGGAGGGTTCTCTAAGACTTGTTCAGGTATCTGCAAGATTGAGACTATTTTCAAAAGAATACGTT from Dama dama isolate Ldn47 chromosome 9, ASM3311817v1, whole genome shotgun sequence carries:
- the FAM174A gene encoding membrane protein FAM174A, which encodes MQPTLCSCCLSRALASALLLSLLLPELSGPSAGRPPAARAAPDPRPAAPRTRPPPPPEPSAARPAGRAPALEAAGARSAEGGNGSTPGAGPAADNPGGKAGAGGPAGGVLAVSPDPGDKPMTQRALTVLMVVSGAVLVYFVVRTVRMRRRNRKTRRYGVLDTNIENMELTPLEQDDEEDDNTLFDANHPRR